The following DNA comes from bacterium.
CGCTCGCCCTGCACTCGCGCGCTCGGATGTAGATCTAGCTCTTTGTCCGTTCCGGCTGCCTCTCGTGCCTGGTGAAGAAGCAGCAATCCAACGGAACGAACAAAGACCAAGAGCCACCAGATGAAAGCCAGCACTCACAAGTTCAACCGCCCAATCCCGGGCACAAATCGAAAGGAGCCAAACACATGCTCAACGAAACCCGTCTCATCGGAAACCTCACCAAGGACGCCGAGTTCGCCACCAACGGCGACGGCCAGAAGCGCGCGGCCCTCAGCCTCGCGACCAACACCTATTGGTACAGCGAGGGCGAGCGCAAGCAGCGCACGGACTATCACCGCGTGGTCGCTTT
Coding sequences within:
- a CDS encoding single-stranded DNA-binding protein — its product is MLNETRLIGNLTKDAEFATNGDGQKRAALSLATNTYWYSEGERKQRTDYHRVVAFGPQAERARALHKGARLFVAGRLQTRKFVQDDQTRYITEVVADRVEPLGT